In Peromyscus maniculatus bairdii isolate BWxNUB_F1_BW_parent chromosome 9, HU_Pman_BW_mat_3.1, whole genome shotgun sequence, one genomic interval encodes:
- the LOC143267301 gene encoding disks large homolog 5-like isoform X2: protein MEPSSHPTLLTKKGLRKEMQRLNMELQLMTRERNELRDQLFFVRKGSMHNRPNTWYEDLKMEHEEVMTDLQRLQNENTEASEKVDELVNLTVFYRGLHSQVFMEHTQLKDQVAMLRQENKNRTEDWVLLKHHLAAFKLIWEDQEEETSDLQTQQQQEFERLEGSLQVLWKQKEMITQEKDLAKSCSITLRSPK, encoded by the exons ATGGAGCCCTCATCCCACCCAACCCTCCTCACCAAGAAAGGGTtgaggaaggagatgcagaggctGAACATGGAGCTGCAGCTGATGACAAGGGAGAGAAATGAGCTGCGTGATCAACTATTCTTCGTCAGGAAAGGATCCATGCACAATAG GCCAAATACTTGGTATGAAGATCTGAAGATGGAGCATGAGGAGGTCATGACTGACCTACAGAGATTGCAGAATGAGAACACCGAGGCTTCAGAGAAGGTGGATGAGCTTGTCAACCTGACGGTCTTCTATCG TGGTCTGCACAGCCAGGTCTTCATGGAACATACTCAGCTTAAGGACCAAGTAgccatgctgaggcaggagaacaagAATCGGACAGAAGATTGGGTCCTGCTGAAACACCACTTGGCGGCATTCAAATTGATCTGGGAGGACCAAGAGGAAGAGACCAGTGACCTCCAAACCCAGCAACAACAG GAATTTGAAAGATTGGAGGGAAGCCTGCAGGTCctgtggaagcagaaggagatgATCACCCAGGAAAAGGACTTGGCaaaaagctgcagcatcactttgaGGTCTCCCAAATGA